A section of the Carya illinoinensis cultivar Pawnee chromosome 12, C.illinoinensisPawnee_v1, whole genome shotgun sequence genome encodes:
- the LOC122289027 gene encoding uncharacterized protein LOC122289027 encodes MLFRRLMEVEPPSLVRYIIGAAIMMIGVVLPVGYMMFRNKRVSSSSSSYSKQT; translated from the exons ATGCTC TTCAGGAGGCTGATGGAGGTGGAACCGCCGAGCCTGGTAAGATACATAATCGGAGCGGCGATCATGATGATCGGAGTTGTATTGCCCGTCGGATATATGATGTTCCGAAACAAGCGtgtctcctcctcttcttcctcttacTCCAAACAGACGTAG